The Paenibacillus mucilaginosus 3016 genome includes the window AATGGCCGTCACGGTCTCTATCGTACGGCCGAGCAGCAGGCAGACGGGCTCGTCCGCAGCGACGCCATGCTCGCGCAGGCGGCGTGCGAGCCGGTTGGCCCGCTGGTTCAGCTCGCCGTACGCAATCCGTTCCGTGCCGCTGACGACGGCCGTTCTCTCGGGGGCCTCCGCTGCCCGGGATTCGAAGAGCGCATGCAGCGTCGCCTCTTCCGGATAGCGGGCCTTATCGAACTCAACTCCGCACCCGCCAAGAAGATCAGCCTTCTCCTCTTCCTCCATCCACTCGAGCTCACTAGCCGGGACATGCGGCTGTTCGGCCGCCGACTTCGCCAGCCGGCAGAGGCGCCGCAGCAGGCGTCCGATCACCGCCTCTTCGAACCGGCTGCGCCGGTAAAAGATTTGGATCGTGATCTTCTCACCCGGCAGAATGTTCACATGCAGGTCATAATGCGTCTGTTCGCACCAGTCGGCACGGACAATGCGGTAGCCTGCCTCTCCGCCGCCGGAGAGCGCTTCACGGTCCAGCGGATAGTTCTCAAAGGCAATGACATGGTCGACCGGATGGCCGGCTCCCTCCGTCTTCAGCTCAGCCAGCGAATAGGCCTCATGCGGTACGGCTTCCAATGATGCGGCGTGCCGCTCCCGCAGAAGCTGAGCGAACGGGCGGTCCGTCCCGCGGACCCGGACGGGTACCGTATTGATGAACAGCCCGACCGCTTCATCGATGCCCGGCGCACCTCCGCTCCGCCCTGACACGACCGAACCGAAGACCACATCGTCCGTTCCGCCGTAACGAAGCAGCAAAATGCCCCACAGCGTATGAAAAACAGAGCTAAGCGAGACGCCTTCCGTGCGGGCAAGATTCTGCAAATCTGCGGTCAGGCCTGCACCGAGCTCGCACGACTGCCGGCCCGGTGCGCCTTCCGCCGGCTCCGTCATGCCAGGGGGACGGCTCAAACGAACCGTTGCCGGCAGGCAGTCGGCGGGTTCATAGCCTTGGAGAACCGTGGACCAGTAGGCGGCGGACTCGGCAGTGTCGAGCGAGGCGAGATGCTGAAGATGCCGGCCATAGGAAGGTGAACGAAGCGAAGCCGCTGGGAAGTCCTCTCCTTGGAGAAGCCGGGTATACCCCTGGAACAAATCTTGAAGAAGAATGGCGAGGGACCAGCCGTCCAGCAGGACATGGTGGAAAGCGAGGATGATCGTACAGCGTGAGGGATGATGTTCAAATACGGTCATGCGAAACGGCGTTTCCTTCGTCGGCTGGAAGCCTTCCGCCCGCTCCCGCTCCCGGTACCCGTGAATAAAGGCTTCCCGCCCGGCCTCATTCAGATGAGACAGCGTTTCCCAGCGGATCGCAGCCCTGCGGTGCTTGAGTACGATCTGCAGCGGCTTGTCCACGCCCGCGGTTCTGAATACGGTCCGCAGGACATCATGCCTGTCGATCATCCGCTGATAGCTCGCCAGCAGCAGGTCCCGGTTCAGTCCCCCTTCCACCTCCAGCGTCATCTGCTGAATATAGTCCCCAGTGCCGATCCCCCACTGCGTATGAAACAGCATGCCTTCCTGCAGGGGAGTCAGCCCGTAAATATTTTGAATCTCCAGTTGGTTCGCCATGCGCTCTTGTCCCACTCCCGGTCTCAAAGGTTATGAACAGGGACTGCTTACCCCGTATACTGCATTTCCCGTCCCTTGCGTGCCTCCAGCTCGGCCACCCTGGCTTCCAGCTGCCGGATCTGCGCCAGAAGCTGTCCCATCTGGTCTTGAACCGGATCCGGCATGCGGATCTGGTCCATGTCCGCCGATGGCGCCCCGGTCCATTTCTTGCCCACGATCCTGCCGGGGATGCCGACGACCGTGCTGTACGGAGGCACTTCCTTCAGGACGACCGAACCGGCCCCGATCTTCGCATAGTCCCCGACGCGGAACGGCCCGAGAATTTTGGCCCCTGCGCTGATCAGCACGTGATTGCCGATGGTAGGGTGGCGTTTGCCCGTATCCTTGCCCGTTCCGCCTAACGTCGCCCCCTGGAATATCGTGACATCGGTCCCGATCTCCACGGTTTCTCCGATGACAATGCCGCACCTGTGATCAATAAACAGGCCTTCCCCGATCTTCGCGGCCGGATGGATCTCCACTTGAGTCAGGAACCGGTTGAACGAAGCCAGCATCCGGGCCAGCAGCTTGAAGCCGCGCTGATGAAGCTGATGGGACACCCTGTATAAAAGAACAGCATGAAACCCCGGATAGCACAGGATCACTTCGATCGCATGCCTCGCGGCCGGGTCCCGGTGGAGTACGGCATTCAGGTCACGCTTCACCATTCGAAACATAGTTCTCTCCCGTTCTATATGATCCTTACCGTATATAGGTTAAGGATAATCTTCCCGGACGCGCACGGGCTATATCCCAAATGGGATAGCCCTCCTCCCCTTCGGCTGTTTCCGTATAGATGATTGACGTCATAATTAATAATATGTAAACAATAAAACCTGGCCTGCTGTGGAGTCCGGCCGCCCTTCGCTGCATAGCCAAAAACGGAGCCGCTCATCGGCGGCTCCGTTGGGTCCTGTTTTATATCAACAACTCTCGCTTATTCACCCGGTACTTCCATCAAGGCTTCTGACGCTGCCCGTATCGATGCAGCCGATGCCGCCACGTTCTCCAGCGTGGATTGGGGATTCAACAGAACGGCTTTGGCTTCCAGGAGGGCCGAGTGGAACACCTTCCAGCTTTCCTTGGTGTACTGCTGCGGGTCCCGGTCCAGGTTCGCATCAAACAGCTGCTGCAGCTTCTCCTTGTTGACCTCCACTTGATTGCTGCCTGTAATGACGTCGATCCCGTCCACCACCAGCGTGCCGCCTTTTACAACGACTTTGGCCGTGTGTCCGTTATTTTTCAGCCCCCGGAGGCTGTAAGAGGTTTGTCTGTCGCCTCTCGGATGAATTCTAAGATTCTCTTCGATTAAGATTCCGTCCACATACAGATCGATGAGTGCATCGGACGTCGCTCCGAAGAGATTGAAGCCGGACCCGTCAAAATGGAAGATCATCCGGCTGCTGTTCGCGCTGTCCACTTTAGGCGTACTGTAAATCCGGACTCCGCGGTAATCCATGTAGTCTTCTTTTCTCACATTGTCCTTCAGCGAAACCTTCAAGGTGTGCGGCTTCTCCTCCAGGCCTCTTACAGAATACATCACGCCGTCGGGATTGACGCTGTAATTGCCCGCGTCGGCACCGTCAAGCTCAAAGTTGTATTGGGACAGAACGCCGGTTCCGGCCAGATAATCCAAGCCCGTACCGGTGAAGTTGATCAGCAGGTACGGTTCATCGTTGAAGTGGGCCCAGGCATTCGTGTCGTTGGAGCCCCAGGTGCTGCCATTCTTACGGTAGGCATAGACGGTGTTTTCCACGGTCCCGATCTGGGCTTCATCGGTTACTTTCACGATGTCCTTCGGCGCTAAGGTTTTGACTGCGGTAACAGGGTCCGTCGTTTCGATTTCCGCCTTGGTGAAGCTGGCATACTTCTCTTTGACCACTACCTTCACTGTGTGCACCCGATCTTCAAGACTCTCCGCAGACCAGACCATTCCCTGAACCTCGCTGTTATTGACATAGTTCGCCTCGCCGGCCAGCACACCGTCCAGATACACGTCCGCTTTGCCGTTGGAAGGATTGGTCACGCCGAACAGCCTGAATTCCGTGCCTTTGAATTGAATTTCAAAGGAAGTCCCTGCAGATCCCCAGGCATTCACACTGTTGGACGGCCAGCTACCGGAGTAGAAGACTTTGTTCAGCGTCCCCTGCACCTTGGTGGAATCCTTGAAGCCTACGGTCACCCCGTTCCAGACCGGCACGTCGGTTTTGGCCGTCATTAGGGTGCGGTTCAAATGAGCATAGCCGGATTGGGTATAATCCCACTTGCCTACATACCCGATAGGATTGAGCGGATCCGTGCTGCTCAGTGCCTCATCTTCCGTATCGAACTTCCGGCCCTGTGCGCTGTCATATTTATCCGATTCGTAGGTGTAACCCTTGATCGGTTCGATCCTCAGATTATCGATCAGCGTTTCGTAATACCCGGACCCTATCGCGACCCGGCCGGCCATGACCGTTGACTCCGCGTCCGTATAGGAAGCGACCGGTTCTCCATCCAGATAGAACGTGAATACATTTTCTTTGGCTTCCAATGCGGCATTGTGCCATACCTTGTTATCGAAAGCCTCGACAGCACCGCTGTTGACTACCTTCCCGAGCTTAAGAATCTCATAACGCCCGTCCGCAAAGATCCTGGCATTGTAAGGGGCATGGGAATCGGCTCCGCCCGCCTTGACCTGCCGCACCCCGATCAGGGCATAGTTGCTTCTTCCCGGGACTTCAGGGGTGTGAGTGTCCAATAAAAAGTCGTACGACACTTTGTAGTTCACCCAGCGGTGATCGCCCAATGTCGTGGTCGGGTTGCCGGCCGAAGCCGCTCCGTCCTGCCCGCCCCATACGGCCCACTCGGCACCGATAATGTCCGGCGTGATTTGCTGCTGCAGCATCTGGCCGTGAGCCTTGGCGTCCGGGATGTCCAGATCTTCCCTTGCCGCACTGCCGCTTGTCACCGGCTTGGTTGCCTTTCGGACCACTTCGAAAGCGGCCGTCTGGTCTGTGGTATAACGGGGAGTGCCCCCGCGGCGGTCGACATAATCTCGGCCCTTCGCATCGACAGGATAGCGGTCGTATTCAAAATCATCGGTATACGGCAGCGGCAGAATGGTGTCTTGGGACAGATCGGCAGGCTGTGATGAGTACTCGAAGCCTTCCACCTCGGACTGCTTATCCAGTGTGGTGACGGTCACGATGGAGTACGGCTTCACTTCGATTTCATATGTCCCATTGCTTGGTGTGATGCGGCCGATTGCTTTAAACCAGTTCGCATCGTAAGCCTGTCCGGCCTCCGCCCCGCGCGTCTCCCACACATAGACGGGCGCATTTTCTTTCCCGCTCAGATTCTTGGCTTCCATCCTGTACTTACGGGCCTGCTTGGTGTTGTTGACGAATAAGGTGGTATAATCGCCTGTCACAGGATCCTTGAGGGTCATATAATTATGCGTGCTCGTATCGACATCGACACCGCCGTCGAAGAACGCACCGTCACTGTAGGTCGCATCCTTCAAGATCATCCAGCGCTCATTCTCAGGTGTGGTGTGATCGTCCTGACCCACGAAGTTCATCACATGACGAACCCCCTGCAGCCCGCCGTCCACCTCATAGAAGCCGGACCATGGATCATACGCGCTGATCAGGTGCTTCGGGTTGTAGGAAGACCCTTCATAAAAAGCGGCCACGGAAGGCTGGAAGTCAAAGGAAACCGCACGCAGCGGATGGCTTCCTGCGCCTGTCCAGGAATACACGGAAATGATCCGCGAGGTCACGTCGAGAATGCCTGCTTTTCCTCCAAGCCCACCGTAGTGGGGTTCCATCTTCTCGCGGTAACGCGCATTAATCATGGGGGCGATGCCCTCGGACACCCACACTTCCTTTGGCTTCTTGCCCGCGGCAATCAATTGATTCTGCAGCTGGGTGAGCTCACTGGACCCGGTCAGGCCGTAGTGGGAGCTGATGACATCAATCTCATCGATCAGGTCGGGATGCTCCAGCAGGGTTCGGCTGATCGTTGCCGTGTCCCGGTAGCCGTCTGCGGCAACCAGCTTGATCTCCTTGTAGTCCGTCTCATAATTCGGTTCTTCCTTGATGCGGGAAGTGAAGTATTTCAGCCAGTCCACTTCATTTTTGCCGTTATTATTGATCGCCCTTTCATTCTGGGAGATCCCTACGTAATCCAGCTTAAACCCATATTCCTCATGGACGGCGTCGATCGTTTGTTTATACCATTGGTACCGGTTCTCATACTCGCTGACGGCTGCACCGTTCCATGACCAGCGGGGTTCGCCCCAACGCAGGATTTCGGTGGTAATGTCCGGATTGATCGATTTGGCATCGGCGGCGAACTGGAACCCCGCTCCCCGGAGCACGTTGGCCGGTTCATCCGCATACCGCATCGTGGCAGGCTCTGTTCCTGAAGAGGAATTCACATCGGCGCCGAGCTCTACTTTGACGTGCGTCAATCCCGCCCCGGTGTTTTTATTGAACAGCTTGTTCATGATTTCCCAATAGGCCTTCGGATTCTCTTCCTTATAATCGAGCAGCAGACGGGAGGTATTATTGGCCGTTACCGTTCCAAAGCCCTTAAACCGGTTATATGTATCTACATTTTGTCCATCGATGGTAATGGTTTTGGTGATGGCTTCAGCCCGGGATACCTCGGGCCCCATCAAGACAACACTTCCCAGCAGCAGGGAAGTCACACTGAGATAAGAGATCGCTTTTTTTACCGTTCTTCTTTTCCGTACCATAGTCTCATCCTTCCTCTCATCCAAGGCATGATTAAAGCGCATTCATTTTATTGCACTTTGGCTTCCCTCTCCCGGTTTTCCTCACGAACGCCCCCTTTCGGACTGCATTATCCTCTATCCTCGCAGTGGTTTCATTATTTCACAGGCGGTTTTGGTTTTTATATCATTATTTTGACTATCTTTCCTGTTATTTTTACCATGCGCCCGGCTGAGAAGCTTCTTGCTTGTTCGTTCCGCATAAAAGAAGCTTCTTGCTTGTTCGTTCCCAAAAAAAGAACCCGGTGCGCGCACCGGGCTGTACAGGAACTATGGAGGGATTACCGTTTATGGATGGCCAATTTGCTGCACTGCGTCAGCAGGTTAAGTTTTTTGACAAAGGCACCGTACAAATCCGGATGCTGGGGCTGGAGCGGAACGAACGCTCCCTCATCGTATCGGAAGATACATCCGTTCGGGCTGTATAACACCCACTCTATGTTTACACCGGGGTTTTCCGTATGTTTGAACAGCTTCTGGAGAATCAGCGGTTGAATCAGCTGAATCATGTCCCGTATATCTCGATCTGCCTCATCATTGAGATTCAACAGGTGGACCCTATGCTTCCTGGAATCATAAGCGACATGGACCCCCGTTATCCCTTCAGATGCCATATTCAGCAGATGTACCGTCATTCATTGTGCTCCTATCATTCGGTAATATAAACAAGGGAAGAAGGCTTCCTGGTGCCGGCTGTAAAAAAAGCCAAGGTAAAGGAACGCTTCCCGAGGCTTCCGGAGTCGGTGTTCCCACCCGTGTCCGGCTCTACGACAGCAGCTGCCTCTCTCGGCTTGAATATTACTCCATTTTGGAGGCAAAGTAAAACTTCATTCGGCTCAAATTCGGGGGGATTTTAAGCCGATTTAGGGGTATGCAGCGTTTCCATCGCTCACAGGCTCCTGTTTCTTCAGCCAGGCCTCCGCATCCTTCCTTTTGCGAATAATCCCAAGCGGTTTTCCTTATCGCTCAATTCTTCAATTCTTGAAGGATTCAACGCATTGCTCAAAATTTTCGATTTGCACCTGGTTGCCGATGATGACCATCAGGTCCTTTTCCTCGATCAGATCTTCTGCGGTTGGCGCGACAATCACGCGGTTCTTCTTATTGATGGCCACCACGCTGAATCCGTACTTCTGCCGGGAGTCCAGCTCCTTCAGTGTGAGGCCGGATAACTCTCTGGGAACGGTTAATTCCGCAATCCGGTAGTCATTGGACAATTCTATGTAGTCCAGCAGATTCGGATTAATCAATTGATGGGCCACCCGGACTCCCATATCCCTCTCCGGAAAAATCACCCGGTCCACCCCGATGCGTTCGAGAACCTTCCCGTGCAGCATCGAAAGAGCCTTCGCTACGATCATGCGGACACCGAGATCTTTCAGCAGCAGGGCAGTCATAATGCTTGCCTGAATGTCATCTCCAATCGCGACAATCACACAATCCATATTTCGAATCCCCAAGGATCGAAGTACTTCCTCTTCCGTTGTATCCGCAACCACCACATGGGTGAGCCGGTCGGCCATATTGTTTATGATTTCTTCGTTTTTATCTATGCCGAGGACCTCGCAGCCTTCGTTCATCAACGTCATCGCCAAACTGGATCCGAACCGCCCGAGCCCGATCACCGAGAACTGCCTCATCTTCATGATTCATCCCGCCTTACCCATTCTTTTCACTCCATACCATCCCTCTATTTCCATTTTTATATACCCTCCCCGGGCCATGGCTTAGATATGATGCGTTTGAAAAGAGGACAAAAAGAGCAGGCCGCCGTGATACGCTCCCCATACGGTAGACAGGTGAAATAATAAAAAACCTGTTACTGTAAGGGGAGCTTTTTCATGTCTAAAGAAAAATACTGTGCTACGGAGAAACTTGCTATCCTTGAAGAAGTTTCAAGTGGAAAAATTGGTTTTATCGCTGCAACCAAAAGATACGGTATGAATAAAACAACTTTAATGAAATGGCAGCGTCGTTATAAGCTATATGGGTATGAAGGACTGGAAAGAAGTACTCGCAATCGAAGTTACAGCGCTGAGCTGAAGCTTCAAGCGGTGAAAGATTATGTAGAGGGTGGATTGTCAAAATACCGGATCATCGACAAATACAGGATCTCAAGTACAACGCAGCTTTCTAACTGGATTAAGAAGTATAATGGTCATAGCAGCTTAAAAGCCTACAAAGGGGAAGCACAAGCTATGACAAAGGGTCGCTCTACTACGTGGGATGAGAGGATCGATATCGTCCACTATTGCCTGGCACATCAGCATGACTATCATAAGACAGCTGGCCAGTTTCAGGTCTCCTACCAGCAAGTATATCAATGGGTGAAGAAATTCGAAGCCGGCGGTGCGGATGCTTTAAAGGATGGCCGGGGGCGAAAGAAGGCGCCGGAAGAGATGACGGAGGCAGATCGCCAGAAGCTCGAGATGAAGAAGATGGAATACGAAATGGAGAGGCTTCGGGCGGAGAATGCATTTCTAAAAAAGTTACGGGAAATCCAAAGGAGGCGAAGCTAAGCCAATATCGCCAAGAGAACGTCTACCTTGCCATCCAAGCGCTTCAGGAAGAGGAGTCGATCAGCATTCAACTTCTGTGTGAAGTCGCAGGAGTTGCACGCTCAAGCTATTACAAATGGTTAAACCGCAAACCCAGCTCTCGTGAGCAGGAGAATGAGCGGCTGACAAAGATGATGATGTCCATATATGAAAAAGTAGAGAAAACCTTTGGGTACCGCCAATTAACACTCCACATGCGCAAGGAAACCGGACAGACGATTAACCATAAACGCGTGTACCGGCTGATGAAAGTCAAGGGAATCCAGTCGGTCATCCGCAGGAAGAGAAAGAAATACCCTCATTCTACTCCCCAGCACGTGGCCGAGAATGTGCTGAATCGTAATTTCCAAGCAGCTGAACCCAATGAGAAATGGGTAACGGATGTAACAGAATTTAAATACGGCAACGGTCAGAAAGCGTATTTAAGCGCGATTCTCGATCTTCATGATAAATCCATCGTCTCCAGAGTAGTGGGGCATTCCAACAACAACCCACTTGTTTTCGAGACGTTGAAGCAAGCCTTGCAAGCAGCTCCAGGAAGCAAACCAATGCTTCATAGTGACAGAGGATTTCAATACACTTCACTTGACTTCAAAAAGCTTTTGGACGATAACGAACTGACTCAAAGTATGTCCCGGGTTGGGCGGTGTATCGATAACGGGCCGATGGAATCCTTCTGGGGGACCTTAAAATGCGAGAAGTATTATCTACACACTTACCAAACCTTTGAGGAGCTTGAGAGAGACATTCTGGCTTACATCGATTTTTACAATAACGAACGATTACAAGCAAAACTAAACGGCCTCAGTCCAATGGAATACAGGACCAAGGCCGCTTAAGATTTTTATTTTTTGTACTGTCTACTTGACGGGGGGCTGTTCACCGAGGCCTGCTCTCCATTTTGCTGCAAGTAACGATATCGGGTAACCGTGACGGTGATCCTACACCACGGAGGATCTCTCTATATTCACCTGCGCCAGGACTAACCGCACCGGGTTCGCCAGCGTATCGCCAACCGGGCATTTGCTTTCAAGAAACCGTATGAATTCGCTGACCTGATCTTCGGAGGAAGGCGTGCCGATCCGGAAGGTGTACCGGATCTCGGAGTACCCGGGGCGAACCTCGGACCGGTTGAAGAAGCCGTCAAGATCGATCTCCCCTTCCACTTCCACCGAGAAATGCTCCAGTTGAATACCGAATTTGGGGGCATACACCCTGGCCACAATGGATTGGCAAGCGCCCAGGGAAGCAAGAAGCGCTTCGACCGGATTCATCCCGGTATCCGTTCCGCCGAGTGAAGCCGGTTCATCGATCAGAATCTCAAAATCCCGGGCACGGGCCCTGACCTGCACTCCATCTTGCAGGTAGGCTGAAGCCTTAAAGGTCTGAACGTTTGGCATACATTGTCCTCCTTAGGGTAATGAACGGCTTATCATATAGACTCAGACGTAAGTCATCACTTCGGCTCCGCGTTACTTGTTCCGCCTAAGCGCTTCGATCTCCTTGCCGGCGCCTTCCTGAGCCTTGCGCAG containing:
- the cysE gene encoding serine O-acetyltransferase; translation: MERERTMFRMVKRDLNAVLHRDPAARHAIEVILCYPGFHAVLLYRVSHQLHQRGFKLLARMLASFNRFLTQVEIHPAAKIGEGLFIDHRCGIVIGETVEIGTDVTIFQGATLGGTGKDTGKRHPTIGNHVLISAGAKILGPFRVGDYAKIGAGSVVLKEVPPYSTVVGIPGRIVGKKWTGAPSADMDQIRMPDPVQDQMGQLLAQIRQLEARVAELEARKGREMQYTG
- a CDS encoding S-layer protein — translated: MVRKRRTVKKAISYLSVTSLLLGSVVLMGPEVSRAEAITKTITIDGQNVDTYNRFKGFGTVTANNTSRLLLDYKEENPKAYWEIMNKLFNKNTGAGLTHVKVELGADVNSSSGTEPATMRYADEPANVLRGAGFQFAADAKSINPDITTEILRWGEPRWSWNGAAVSEYENRYQWYKQTIDAVHEEYGFKLDYVGISQNERAINNNGKNEVDWLKYFTSRIKEEPNYETDYKEIKLVAADGYRDTATISRTLLEHPDLIDEIDVISSHYGLTGSSELTQLQNQLIAAGKKPKEVWVSEGIAPMINARYREKMEPHYGGLGGKAGILDVTSRIISVYSWTGAGSHPLRAVSFDFQPSVAAFYEGSSYNPKHLISAYDPWSGFYEVDGGLQGVRHVMNFVGQDDHTTPENERWMILKDATYSDGAFFDGGVDVDTSTHNYMTLKDPVTGDYTTLFVNNTKQARKYRMEAKNLSGKENAPVYVWETRGAEAGQAYDANWFKAIGRITPSNGTYEIEVKPYSIVTVTTLDKQSEVEGFEYSSQPADLSQDTILPLPYTDDFEYDRYPVDAKGRDYVDRRGGTPRYTTDQTAAFEVVRKATKPVTSGSAAREDLDIPDAKAHGQMLQQQITPDIIGAEWAVWGGQDGAASAGNPTTTLGDHRWVNYKVSYDFLLDTHTPEVPGRSNYALIGVRQVKAGGADSHAPYNARIFADGRYEILKLGKVVNSGAVEAFDNKVWHNAALEAKENVFTFYLDGEPVASYTDAESTVMAGRVAIGSGYYETLIDNLRIEPIKGYTYESDKYDSAQGRKFDTEDEALSSTDPLNPIGYVGKWDYTQSGYAHLNRTLMTAKTDVPVWNGVTVGFKDSTKVQGTLNKVFYSGSWPSNSVNAWGSAGTSFEIQFKGTEFRLFGVTNPSNGKADVYLDGVLAGEANYVNNSEVQGMVWSAESLEDRVHTVKVVVKEKYASFTKAEIETTDPVTAVKTLAPKDIVKVTDEAQIGTVENTVYAYRKNGSTWGSNDTNAWAHFNDEPYLLINFTGTGLDYLAGTGVLSQYNFELDGADAGNYSVNPDGVMYSVRGLEEKPHTLKVSLKDNVRKEDYMDYRGVRIYSTPKVDSANSSRMIFHFDGSGFNLFGATSDALIDLYVDGILIEENLRIHPRGDRQTSYSLRGLKNNGHTAKVVVKGGTLVVDGIDVITGSNQVEVNKEKLQQLFDANLDRDPQQYTKESWKVFHSALLEAKAVLLNPQSTLENVAASAASIRAASEALMEVPGE
- a CDS encoding potassium channel family protein, with protein sequence MKMRQFSVIGLGRFGSSLAMTLMNEGCEVLGIDKNEEIINNMADRLTHVVVADTTEEEVLRSLGIRNMDCVIVAIGDDIQASIMTALLLKDLGVRMIVAKALSMLHGKVLERIGVDRVIFPERDMGVRVAHQLINPNLLDYIELSNDYRIAELTVPRELSGLTLKELDSRQKYGFSVVAINKKNRVIVAPTAEDLIEEKDLMVIIGNQVQIENFEQCVESFKN
- a CDS encoding IS3 family transposase (programmed frameshift) → MSKEKYCATEKLAILEEVSSGKIGFIAATKRYGMNKTTLMKWQRRYKLYGYEGLERSTRNRSYSAELKLQAVKDYVEGGLSKYRIIDKYRISSTTQLSNWIKKYNGHSSLKAYKGEAQAMTKGRSTTWDERIDIVHYCLAHQHDYHKTAGQFQVSYQQVYQWVKKFEAGGADALKDGRGRKKAPEEMTEADRQKLEMKKMEYEMERLRAENAFLKKLPGNPKEAKLSQYRQENVYLAIQALQEEESISIQLLCEVAGVARSSYYKWLNRKPSSREQENERLTKMMMSIYEKVEKTFGYRQLTLHMRKETGQTINHKRVYRLMKVKGIQSVIRRKRKKYPHSTPQHVAENVLNRNFQAAEPNEKWVTDVTEFKYGNGQKAYLSAILDLHDKSIVSRVVGHSNNNPLVFETLKQALQAAPGSKPMLHSDRGFQYTSLDFKKLLDDNELTQSMSRVGRCIDNGPMESFWGTLKCEKYYLHTYQTFEELERDILAYIDFYNNERLQAKLNGLSPMEYRTKAA
- a CDS encoding OsmC family protein, coding for MPNVQTFKASAYLQDGVQVRARARDFEILIDEPASLGGTDTGMNPVEALLASLGACQSIVARVYAPKFGIQLEHFSVEVEGEIDLDGFFNRSEVRPGYSEIRYTFRIGTPSSEDQVSEFIRFLESKCPVGDTLANPVRLVLAQVNIERSSVV